From one Microbulbifer sp. A4B17 genomic stretch:
- a CDS encoding DMT family transporter, which yields MQVKPIFDEGSDTLPSTYQNHSLGVGLALFGGVLMGCIGIAGKLGAGVGLSPFLLLAAQVVLLAPLAGIFLLVRQGVAGLKPVSPWILVVRSVSGFIYFAAFYGALKGIPIADALVLESTNPFFAMLMAKVFLGHRVSKGTICLAVLAFLGVCLILLQHSSQGILNPYSLLALLAGVARAAGSVATGVAGRTEPPERIMFYYALGMLAFSASIVAWEGASFEASSLWILAIPALLFVPQNLAYTISNHIIPAYLVGALFYSAILVGVLADRFMFGTEFGIRGVIGMIITVAAGLGLAWLRSKESE from the coding sequence ATGCAGGTTAAACCCATATTTGATGAAGGTAGTGACACCTTGCCCTCTACTTATCAAAACCATTCTCTGGGTGTTGGACTGGCCCTCTTCGGCGGAGTGTTAATGGGCTGTATTGGCATTGCTGGTAAGCTTGGTGCCGGTGTAGGTTTAAGCCCTTTTCTGCTTTTGGCAGCACAGGTAGTATTACTCGCGCCATTAGCGGGGATATTTCTCCTGGTACGGCAAGGGGTGGCGGGGTTAAAGCCGGTTAGCCCGTGGATCCTAGTGGTTCGTTCAGTATCAGGGTTTATCTATTTCGCTGCCTTCTACGGGGCGCTAAAAGGAATACCGATCGCAGACGCTCTGGTACTGGAAAGTACGAATCCATTCTTTGCGATGTTGATGGCCAAGGTATTCCTCGGCCACAGGGTGAGTAAGGGAACAATCTGTCTGGCGGTATTGGCGTTTCTTGGTGTATGCCTCATCTTGCTTCAACACAGTTCCCAGGGAATTCTGAACCCTTACTCACTTCTCGCGCTTTTGGCGGGAGTAGCGCGTGCCGCTGGAAGTGTCGCAACAGGTGTCGCAGGCCGGACTGAACCGCCTGAACGCATCATGTTCTATTACGCCCTTGGGATGTTGGCCTTTAGTGCGTCTATTGTGGCTTGGGAAGGCGCGTCGTTTGAAGCATCATCGCTATGGATTCTCGCGATTCCCGCGCTGCTGTTCGTTCCACAGAATCTCGCTTACACGATTTCTAATCATATCATTCCTGCCTACCTTGTGGGGGCACTCTTTTACAGTGCGATTCTCGTCGGTGTGCTAGCTGATCGATTTATGTTTGGTACTGAATTCGGCATCCGTGGTGTGATCGGTATGATAATTACGGTTGCAGCCGGGCTCGGGCTGGCCTGGCTGCGGTCAAAAGAGTCCGAATAA
- a CDS encoding energy transducer TonB, whose product MRLLFLIFSASFISACASNTVSFRGCESYEQCPEMLYSLKASEDSREAAKQKGEPIPLTTTPPIYPVEAFEEKLEGYVIVEFNVDMDGQVIDPKVQESTPAGVFDESALAAVMHTRYEPSDSQYQGYSMKYNFKYPEENRAKNDKVVCRTERVVGSMLKKAEVCVDKREPNPLIERIQSGSNY is encoded by the coding sequence ATGAGACTTTTGTTCCTGATATTTTCTGCTTCATTTATTTCTGCTTGCGCATCAAATACCGTTTCATTTAGAGGTTGTGAATCTTATGAGCAATGTCCTGAAATGCTCTATTCGCTAAAGGCCTCAGAAGATTCACGTGAGGCCGCCAAGCAAAAAGGTGAACCAATCCCACTAACTACAACTCCTCCCATTTATCCAGTTGAAGCTTTCGAGGAAAAGCTAGAAGGCTATGTTATTGTTGAATTTAACGTAGATATGGATGGGCAGGTTATAGATCCGAAAGTGCAAGAGTCCACCCCTGCAGGTGTTTTTGATGAGTCGGCATTGGCAGCTGTAATGCATACCAGATATGAGCCATCCGATAGTCAGTATCAAGGGTATAGTATGAAGTACAATTTTAAATATCCAGAAGAGAATAGAGCTAAAAACGATAAGGTTGTATGTAGGACCGAAAGAGTAGTGGGCAGTATGCTCAAGAAAGCTGAGGTTTGTGTTGACAAGAGAGAGCCGAATCCACTTATTGAAAGAATTCAGAGTGGGTCTAATTACTAA
- a CDS encoding LysR family transcriptional regulator, which produces MRKLPFANLLVTFDAAARHLSFKEAAEELFITPSAVGHQVRALEKEHQTKLFVRLNRYLELTTIGKQYHRKIAGALQSLRRVTSELLDRS; this is translated from the coding sequence ATGCGCAAACTACCTTTTGCCAACCTGCTAGTGACATTTGATGCGGCTGCTCGCCATTTGAGTTTTAAAGAGGCTGCTGAAGAGCTCTTCATTACCCCTTCAGCAGTGGGACATCAAGTTCGAGCACTGGAAAAAGAACACCAGACAAAGCTTTTTGTTCGCCTTAATCGGTATCTAGAGCTAACAACGATAGGTAAGCAATACCACCGAAAAATTGCGGGTGCACTACAGTCCCTACGCCGTGTAACTTCTGAATTACTGGATAGGAGCTAG
- a CDS encoding alpha/beta fold hydrolase → MGIEQQIPTEDGLALGATLFSTREHPKAGIIINSATAVKQGYYADFANFLARNGYLVVTYDYRGIGKSAVSNQRDKRLTMSAWGERDFAAVIDWCTGRYKELAWHCVGHSVGGQIIGLAPNNTKLTSVYCVSSQSGFWGHWEPKQQPKMLLTWFVMIPLLSGIFGRVPGSVLGGESLPAGIARQWAYWGRHKDYIVDRSGRPIRDGFERLQCDMKFLSINDDTDFAPPRAVNALRDYYCNAKTAIEVIKAETITDKTIGHFGFFRKRYEQSLWGGVLDWLG, encoded by the coding sequence ATGGGTATTGAACAACAGATTCCAACTGAAGACGGGCTAGCACTCGGTGCCACACTATTTTCTACCAGGGAGCATCCCAAAGCCGGAATCATTATCAATTCAGCTACTGCGGTAAAGCAGGGTTACTACGCGGACTTTGCGAACTTTTTGGCGCGTAATGGGTACTTGGTTGTGACCTATGATTACCGAGGGATAGGGAAATCTGCTGTCTCCAATCAAAGAGACAAGCGGTTGACTATGAGTGCCTGGGGGGAGCGTGATTTTGCAGCGGTGATTGATTGGTGTACCGGGCGGTATAAAGAGTTGGCCTGGCATTGCGTTGGTCATAGTGTCGGTGGCCAAATTATTGGCCTAGCGCCTAACAATACGAAGCTCACAAGCGTTTACTGCGTATCCTCACAAAGCGGATTCTGGGGCCATTGGGAACCGAAGCAGCAGCCTAAAATGTTGCTGACATGGTTCGTGATGATTCCACTCTTATCTGGGATCTTTGGCAGGGTGCCTGGTTCAGTGTTGGGCGGGGAGAGCTTGCCCGCTGGCATTGCCAGGCAGTGGGCATATTGGGGGCGTCACAAAGATTATATTGTCGATCGGAGTGGCAGGCCTATTCGGGATGGCTTTGAGCGCTTGCAATGCGATATGAAGTTTCTTTCCATAAATGACGATACAGATTTTGCCCCGCCTCGAGCAGTTAATGCATTGAGGGATTACTATTGCAATGCCAAAACGGCTATTGAAGTTATAAAAGCCGAAACTATTACAGACAAGACGATAGGT